The following coding sequences lie in one Archaeoglobus neptunius genomic window:
- a CDS encoding NrpR regulatory domain-containing protein, with protein sequence MVEEEILSILEESGALSSIEIEKELELRGVSIRARTVRYHLKKLEEKGLVRRNSGGKAELTEKGLKELKRKSAFERLGEFSERIEFNVYFCDFDVYSLSGLVPTNVAFIDKNDFDMVLSTIREICDGFPFLIAKKVVITDEMEEIGGIRVPKGKFALGAISNTLLDVILRGAGISTYPEYAALLSVEDMNPRGITELISYVGTTLSPGQLLLKAGLTSVHSVIEKGRGEIIVAIRSFSRYAIDIARRELELAESKGIGGVIKLLHPADRRFGLPAGRRARMIVSAGLNFLAPIHEKGVSMDIKVNELFVDFKEFRDL encoded by the coding sequence ATGGTCGAGGAGGAGATTCTGAGCATTCTCGAGGAATCGGGTGCTTTGAGCTCGATCGAAATCGAAAAAGAGCTCGAGCTTCGCGGTGTAAGCATTAGAGCGAGGACTGTCAGGTATCACCTGAAAAAACTTGAGGAAAAGGGACTGGTCAGGAGAAACAGTGGTGGAAAAGCTGAGCTGACTGAAAAAGGGCTGAAGGAGCTTAAAAGGAAGAGTGCCTTTGAACGGCTTGGAGAGTTCTCGGAAAGAATAGAGTTCAATGTTTACTTCTGCGATTTCGACGTGTACTCTCTCTCGGGCCTTGTACCAACAAATGTTGCCTTTATTGACAAAAACGATTTCGACATGGTTCTATCGACAATCCGGGAAATCTGTGATGGCTTTCCGTTTCTAATTGCAAAGAAGGTCGTCATCACCGATGAAATGGAAGAAATAGGAGGAATCAGAGTTCCAAAGGGAAAGTTCGCTCTTGGGGCGATATCCAACACCCTTCTAGACGTGATTCTGAGGGGAGCCGGGATCAGCACATATCCGGAATACGCTGCTTTGCTGAGCGTCGAGGATATGAACCCCAGAGGGATAACGGAGCTTATAAGCTACGTTGGTACGACTTTGAGCCCGGGACAGCTTTTACTGAAGGCCGGACTGACTTCGGTACACTCTGTGATTGAAAAAGGAAGAGGAGAAATCATCGTGGCCATAAGGTCATTCAGCAGGTATGCGATCGATATAGCACGAAGGGAGTTGGAGCTTGCCGAGTCTAAAGGCATTGGTGGTGTGATAAAACTGCTGCATCCAGCCGACAGGAGATTTGGTCTACCCGCAGGGCGAAGAGCGAGAATGATTGTAAGTGCAGGCCTGAATTTTCTTGCACCCATCCATGAAAAGGGCGTTTCAATGGATATCAAGGTGAACGAGCTTTTTGTTGATTTCAAAGAGTTTCGTGATTTGTGA
- a CDS encoding basic amino acid ABC transporter substrate-binding protein: MKKIVPILLILAAVLVLGCAQQQAQEEQKIKLVEKGVLTVGSDIAYPPFEYTDEKTGKYTGFDIDLMTEIAKRLGLEVKFVNTAWDGIIPGLQAHKYDVICSAMTITEERKKQVDFSDPYFEAKQVILTRADDKSINSAQDLAGKVVAVQQGTTGDFAAQRLIDEKGIKIVEIKRFEGTPEALMAVQKGDADAAIIDNFVAYLAVKENPKVYRVVEDPAFPPEYYGIAVNKDNPELLKAINQALKEIKEDGTYDKIYKKWFGE; encoded by the coding sequence ATGAAAAAAATTGTTCCGATATTGTTAATTCTGGCGGCTGTTCTGGTACTCGGATGCGCACAGCAGCAGGCCCAGGAAGAGCAGAAAATCAAGCTGGTTGAGAAAGGTGTACTGACTGTTGGAAGTGACATCGCATATCCTCCATTTGAGTATACCGATGAAAAGACGGGTAAGTACACGGGATTTGACATAGATCTGATGACAGAAATAGCAAAAAGACTTGGTCTGGAGGTGAAATTCGTTAACACAGCCTGGGACGGTATCATTCCGGGACTTCAGGCCCACAAATACGACGTGATATGTTCAGCAATGACTATCACGGAAGAGAGGAAGAAGCAGGTGGATTTCAGTGACCCGTACTTCGAGGCAAAGCAGGTGATTCTGACAAGGGCTGACGACAAAAGCATCAACAGCGCTCAGGACCTTGCTGGGAAGGTGGTTGCGGTGCAGCAGGGTACAACCGGTGATTTTGCTGCTCAGAGACTCATAGACGAGAAAGGCATCAAAATAGTGGAGATAAAAAGATTTGAGGGCACTCCAGAGGCTCTGATGGCCGTTCAGAAAGGTGATGCTGACGCTGCCATCATAGATAACTTCGTTGCATACCTCGCTGTGAAGGAGAACCCGAAAGTTTACAGGGTTGTTGAGGATCCCGCCTTCCCACCGGAGTACTACGGTATAGCGGTCAACAAGGATAACCCTGAGCTTTTGAAGGCAATAAATCAGGCGTTAAAGGAGATCAAGGAGGACGGAACGTACGATAAAATCTACAAGAAGTGGTTTGGAGAGTAA
- a CDS encoding amino acid ABC transporter permease, translated as MAAINQFDVDLFIRIIPDLAFGAMVTLKLTLVSILFGLIIGTIAGLGRVSKNLIPFALSTAYVEVIRGTPLLVQILIVYFGLPAIGINLQPEPAGIIALSVCSGAYIAEIVRVGIESIPLGQMEAARSLGMTYLQAMRYVIFPQAFRNILPALGNEFIALLKDSSLLSVISIVELTRVGRQIVNTTFNAWTPFLGVALFYLLMTIPLSRLVSYSQKKLGVYEVK; from the coding sequence ATGGCGGCCATAAATCAGTTCGACGTGGATCTGTTCATCAGGATAATACCGGACCTTGCATTTGGTGCGATGGTAACTTTGAAGCTCACTCTGGTGTCAATACTTTTTGGGTTGATTATAGGCACCATTGCCGGGCTTGGAAGGGTCTCAAAAAACTTAATTCCTTTTGCACTCTCTACCGCATATGTTGAGGTTATAAGAGGTACTCCGCTTCTTGTCCAGATCCTCATTGTTTATTTTGGTCTTCCGGCAATTGGGATAAATCTGCAACCTGAGCCGGCTGGAATAATCGCTCTGAGTGTATGCAGCGGAGCTTACATAGCGGAAATAGTAAGGGTTGGAATAGAATCAATTCCTCTCGGCCAGATGGAGGCTGCAAGAAGTCTAGGGATGACCTACCTCCAGGCGATGCGTTACGTCATTTTTCCTCAGGCGTTCCGCAACATACTTCCGGCTCTGGGCAACGAGTTTATAGCACTGCTCAAGGATTCCTCACTTCTCTCCGTGATATCTATAGTTGAGCTGACAAGGGTTGGGAGACAGATTGTCAACACGACCTTCAATGCGTGGACACCGTTTCTCGGAGTGGCCCTCTTCTATCTCCTCATGACCATACCGCTTAGCAGGCTTGTTTCCTACTCACAGAAGAAGCTTGGTGTATATGAGGTAAAATGA